A section of the Rossellomorea marisflavi genome encodes:
- the rbsC gene encoding ribose ABC transporter permease RbsC, which yields MNNTLNRTNHVGSFMQKLGPFLGLLVLIVTVSIINPSFLEPLNLLNLLRQVAINALIAYGMTFVILTGGIDLSVGSILALSSALMAGMMVSGLDPILAVLIGCILGAIMGAVNGLLITKGKMAPFIATLATMTMFRGLTLVYTDGNPITGLGDNYAFQLFGRGYFLGIPVPAITMLLAFAILWVILHKTPFGRKTYAIGGNEKAALISGIKVSRVKIMIYSLAGLLAALAGAILTSRLNSAQPTAGTSYELDAIAAVVLGGTSLSGGRGLIVGTLIGALIIGTLNNGLNLLGVSSFFQMVVKGIVIIIAVLIDRKKAA from the coding sequence ATGAATAACACACTCAATCGAACCAATCACGTAGGAAGCTTCATGCAGAAGCTCGGACCATTCTTGGGACTGCTCGTCCTGATCGTGACCGTTTCCATCATTAATCCTAGTTTCCTTGAACCTTTGAACTTATTGAATCTTTTACGTCAAGTGGCGATCAACGCTTTGATTGCATATGGAATGACCTTCGTGATCCTGACAGGAGGAATCGATCTTTCCGTCGGGTCCATACTCGCACTCTCAAGCGCACTGATGGCAGGGATGATGGTATCCGGTCTCGATCCGATCCTGGCCGTCCTCATCGGATGTATTCTTGGGGCCATCATGGGAGCAGTCAATGGCCTTCTCATCACCAAAGGGAAGATGGCTCCGTTCATCGCTACCCTGGCAACAATGACCATGTTCCGCGGATTGACCCTGGTTTACACAGACGGGAATCCGATCACGGGTCTTGGAGACAACTATGCCTTCCAACTGTTCGGAAGAGGCTATTTCCTCGGAATCCCAGTACCGGCCATCACCATGTTGCTGGCATTCGCCATTCTCTGGGTGATCCTTCACAAGACTCCGTTCGGACGTAAGACATATGCCATCGGAGGCAATGAAAAAGCAGCCCTTATTTCAGGTATCAAAGTATCAAGAGTGAAAATCATGATCTATTCACTCGCCGGCTTGCTTGCCGCACTGGCAGGGGCCATCCTCACGTCACGGTTGAACTCCGCCCAGCCGACAGCAGGGACATCTTATGAGCTTGACGCCATTGCGGCCGTCGTGCTTGGAGGAACATCCCTATCAGGTGGACGCGGGTTGATTGTCGGTACACTGATCGGTGCCCTGATCATCGGGACGCTGAATAACGGACTAAACCTACTCGGCGTATCATCCTTCTTCCAAATGGTCGTGAAGGGGATCGTCATCATCATCGCCGTATTAATTGATCGAAAGAAAGCAGCATAG
- the rbsK gene encoding ribokinase, translated as MKPPKIAVIGSSSMDLVVTADRRPGAGETILGEAFSTVPGGKGANQAVAAARLGADVHMIGRVGDDPYGQEIVANLKANGVITDYVEPVTDASSGTAHIVLAEGDNSIIVVKGANDHVTPSYVEKALSLLKECDLVMIQQEVPEETVIETARLCKEIGVPLLLNPAPAREIPDTVIEQAAYLTPNEHEAGLLFPGVPLSDVLRKYPNKLFITEGSAGVRYYDGAEEKLVSSFKVEAVDTTGAGDTFNAALGVGVAEGKPLEESLRFANRAASISVTGFGAQGGMPTREEVERGLAE; from the coding sequence ATGAAACCACCAAAAATCGCCGTGATCGGCAGTTCCTCCATGGATCTGGTCGTAACGGCCGACAGACGTCCGGGAGCAGGGGAAACCATCCTCGGAGAAGCATTCAGTACCGTACCCGGAGGAAAAGGCGCGAACCAGGCAGTAGCGGCTGCGAGACTCGGGGCCGACGTTCATATGATCGGCAGGGTCGGAGATGACCCATATGGTCAGGAGATCGTTGCAAACCTGAAAGCAAACGGAGTCATCACTGACTATGTGGAACCGGTTACAGATGCAAGTAGCGGAACGGCTCACATCGTATTGGCAGAAGGAGATAACAGCATCATCGTCGTCAAAGGAGCCAACGATCATGTAACCCCATCATATGTAGAAAAAGCTCTTTCCCTTTTAAAAGAGTGCGATTTGGTCATGATCCAGCAGGAAGTTCCTGAAGAAACCGTGATCGAGACAGCCAGACTGTGCAAGGAGATCGGAGTGCCACTGTTGCTGAATCCGGCTCCGGCAAGGGAGATCCCCGATACAGTGATAGAACAGGCCGCCTATCTGACACCGAACGAGCATGAAGCGGGACTTTTATTCCCTGGAGTCCCATTATCGGACGTGCTGAGGAAATATCCGAACAAGCTCTTCATCACAGAAGGCTCTGCCGGTGTACGCTATTATGACGGTGCAGAAGAGAAACTCGTTTCCTCCTTCAAGGTGGAGGCGGTGGATACAACAGGGGCAGGAGATACATTCAATGCAGCCCTTGGGGTGGGAGTGGCCGAAGGGAAACCCCTTGAGGAGAGCCTTCGTTTTGCCAATCGGGCTGCATCCATTTCCGTTACAGGCTTCGGTGCCCAAGGCGGAATGCCCACTCGTGAAGAAGTCGAGAGGGGGCTCGCGGAATGA
- a CDS encoding MDR family MFS transporter, whose translation MNVSEQQTGINRRLVLTGLIIGMFFSALEQTVVGTAMPTIIAELNGFSIFAWVTTAYLITSTVVTPIVGKLSDLYGRRLLYLIGVIIFIIGSGLCATASTMEQLVFYRGLQGIGGGMIMPLSQTIIGDIFSAEQRAKWQGVFGALFGLSSVIGPFIGGVIVDSISWHWIFLINVPFGFLSAILLYIGLKNENLGRKIEKVSIDYLGIITLVPGLVMLLLVLNFGGDKFAWTSGTSILLFGGALLFLVVFGLVEKKAKEPILDLSLFKNRVFATTNALGFLLGLGMFGAIMFVPMFMQGILGVTPTQAGSTMTPMMIALIVASIIGGRLLLKLKFRTVLTTGMLITVLGFLLMSTMGPESKEFTAYLYMVVMGFGMGLVMPTLMIAIQNEFPKSRLGAVTSASTFFRSIGGTIGITVLNAVMNQSLQGNMKDVAASESNTAVAQVLKALSDKTDSLFGVLVTPDVLQLPQEIGKAVISAVEMAWSDAFTTVFLTGLIFISVGVFVALSVGSGRIKRDHEIENEQKEASMDPAYTE comes from the coding sequence ATGAACGTGTCAGAACAACAAACAGGTATCAATAGGCGCCTGGTCTTGACCGGTCTGATCATCGGGATGTTCTTCAGTGCCCTTGAGCAGACCGTTGTGGGAACGGCGATGCCGACCATCATTGCGGAACTGAATGGATTTTCCATCTTTGCCTGGGTCACGACCGCCTACTTGATCACATCCACGGTCGTCACACCCATTGTCGGGAAGCTGTCGGATTTATATGGAAGAAGGCTGCTTTATTTAATTGGTGTCATTATCTTTATTATAGGATCAGGCTTGTGTGCTACAGCTAGTACTATGGAACAGCTTGTATTTTATCGCGGCCTTCAGGGAATCGGGGGAGGCATGATCATGCCACTATCCCAGACGATCATCGGAGATATTTTCTCCGCTGAACAGCGCGCGAAGTGGCAGGGAGTATTCGGTGCGTTATTCGGCCTCAGCTCTGTCATCGGCCCCTTCATTGGTGGTGTTATCGTTGACAGCATCAGCTGGCACTGGATCTTCCTGATCAATGTACCGTTTGGGTTCCTTTCGGCCATCCTTCTTTATATCGGGCTGAAGAATGAAAACCTTGGTCGTAAAATAGAGAAAGTCAGCATTGACTATCTTGGTATCATCACATTGGTGCCGGGACTCGTGATGCTACTGCTTGTCCTGAACTTCGGCGGTGACAAATTCGCCTGGACGTCCGGAACGAGCATCCTCCTATTCGGTGGAGCCCTTCTTTTCTTAGTCGTATTCGGCTTAGTCGAGAAGAAGGCGAAGGAGCCGATTTTGGATCTGAGTTTATTCAAGAATCGCGTCTTTGCCACAACGAACGCCCTTGGGTTCCTTCTCGGACTAGGCATGTTCGGAGCCATCATGTTTGTCCCGATGTTCATGCAGGGGATCTTGGGTGTGACACCTACCCAGGCGGGATCAACCATGACGCCGATGATGATCGCCTTGATCGTCGCAAGCATCATCGGGGGCAGGCTACTGTTGAAGCTGAAGTTCCGTACAGTCCTGACGACTGGGATGCTCATCACGGTTCTAGGCTTCCTGCTCATGAGCACGATGGGACCCGAATCGAAGGAATTCACCGCTTATCTCTATATGGTGGTGATGGGCTTCGGGATGGGGCTTGTGATGCCGACCTTGATGATTGCCATCCAGAATGAATTTCCAAAGTCCCGTTTGGGGGCTGTTACATCGGCTTCGACTTTCTTCCGTTCGATCGGAGGAACGATCGGTATCACCGTATTGAACGCGGTAATGAATCAATCTCTTCAAGGAAATATGAAGGATGTTGCAGCTAGCGAATCAAATACGGCAGTTGCACAAGTCCTCAAGGCATTGAGTGATAAGACAGACAGCTTGTTCGGAGTCCTTGTGACCCCTGATGTTCTTCAACTGCCTCAAGAAATCGGGAAAGCTGTTATTTCAGCTGTTGAAATGGCATGGTCGGATGCGTTCACGACCGTTTTCCTGACAGGTTTGATCTTCATCAGTGTCGGCGTATTCGTCGCATTATCAGTAGGTAGTGGCAGGATCAAACGGGACCATGAAATTGAAAATGAGCAAAAAGAAGCATCGATGGATCCCGCCTATACGGAATAA
- the rbsD gene encoding D-ribose pyranase, whose translation MKRNGILNSEIAKVLADLGHTDTIVIADAGLPIPPHVKKIDLALKGGVPSFLDVVDILMDEMVVERLTAASELEQNPQVHQGLQKRFEQIEYTSHEELKHQLQSARAVIRTGEITPYANCILHAGVTF comes from the coding sequence ATGAAGCGAAACGGAATACTCAATAGTGAAATCGCCAAAGTACTGGCCGACCTGGGGCATACCGATACAATCGTCATCGCTGATGCAGGGCTCCCCATTCCCCCTCATGTGAAGAAGATCGACCTGGCATTAAAAGGAGGGGTTCCATCCTTCCTTGATGTGGTGGATATTCTCATGGACGAGATGGTGGTGGAGCGACTGACAGCTGCCAGCGAGCTGGAACAGAATCCCCAAGTTCATCAGGGACTGCAAAAGCGCTTTGAACAAATCGAATACACGTCTCACGAAGAGTTGAAGCATCAGCTCCAATCGGCAAGGGCCGTCATACGCACAGGTGAAATCACCCCGTATGCCAACTGCATCCTGCATGCCGGTGTAACGTTCTAA
- a CDS encoding phenylacetate--CoA ligase family protein, with protein MILHEVETVDRETMETLQWNRLKQTLAAVYEHVPLYRKKFDEHQVHPADLHSLSDIKMLPLTNKADLRSQYPFGMFAVPKESMVRIHASSGTSGKPTVVGYTKRDLEMWSDIVARAIAAGGGKPGSILHNAYGYGLFTGGLGLHYGSERLGMTTVPVSGGNAARQITLLEDFHPSIICGTPSYILTIAETMESQGKDPAGLSLEYGIFGAEPWSETMRMTLEKKLGIKACDIYGLSEVVGPGVAMECHEAQDGLHIADDHFLVEVIDSVTLEPLGEGEFGELVFTSLTKEASPIIRYRTGDIASITKEQCRCGRTTTRMSRVKGRVDDMMIIRGVNVFPSEIEHYHLQVEDLSPHYQVYVRKEGALDAVELRVEISDSFSEEISHDLSHEKAALLSSKVKGMMKERCYVSMDVTLVGKNGIPRSEGKAVRVVDLRDEGLISH; from the coding sequence GTGATCCTGCATGAAGTGGAAACGGTGGACCGTGAAACAATGGAAACCCTGCAGTGGAACAGGCTGAAACAAACGCTTGCCGCGGTCTATGAACATGTACCCCTTTACCGGAAGAAGTTTGATGAGCATCAGGTCCATCCTGCCGATCTGCATTCTTTGTCAGACATCAAAATGTTACCGCTTACAAATAAAGCCGACCTCCGCTCTCAGTACCCTTTCGGTATGTTTGCCGTACCGAAGGAGAGCATGGTCAGGATCCATGCTTCGTCTGGAACGAGCGGGAAACCCACGGTTGTAGGGTATACCAAGCGGGACCTTGAGATGTGGAGCGACATCGTCGCAAGGGCCATCGCGGCAGGCGGCGGGAAACCCGGAAGTATCCTTCACAATGCCTACGGGTACGGTTTGTTCACGGGAGGGCTGGGACTTCATTATGGAAGTGAACGTTTGGGGATGACGACGGTCCCTGTTTCCGGTGGCAACGCAGCAAGACAAATCACCCTTCTGGAGGATTTCCATCCATCCATCATCTGCGGGACGCCTTCCTATATCCTGACCATTGCCGAAACAATGGAGTCTCAAGGGAAGGATCCGGCAGGACTTTCCTTGGAGTATGGGATATTCGGGGCTGAGCCATGGTCAGAGACGATGCGGATGACGCTTGAGAAGAAGCTCGGGATCAAAGCGTGCGATATCTACGGACTGAGCGAGGTCGTCGGACCGGGTGTCGCCATGGAATGCCATGAAGCGCAGGATGGTCTTCATATCGCAGACGATCATTTCCTAGTGGAGGTCATTGATTCCGTGACACTCGAGCCGCTTGGTGAAGGAGAATTCGGTGAGCTCGTGTTCACGAGTTTGACGAAGGAAGCATCCCCGATCATCCGGTACCGGACCGGTGACATTGCCTCCATTACGAAGGAGCAGTGCCGATGCGGCCGCACGACGACGAGGATGTCAAGGGTGAAGGGGAGGGTGGATGACATGATGATCATCCGCGGCGTCAATGTGTTCCCTTCGGAAATTGAGCACTACCATCTGCAGGTCGAGGACCTTTCCCCTCATTATCAGGTGTATGTGCGAAAGGAAGGAGCCTTGGATGCGGTAGAGCTCAGGGTCGAAATCAGCGATTCATTTTCTGAAGAGATTTCACATGACTTGTCACATGAGAAGGCAGCCCTGCTTTCCTCCAAAGTTAAGGGGATGATGAAAGAACGCTGCTACGTCTCCATGGACGTCACGCTTGTAGGGAAGAACGGAATCCCGCGCTCTGAAGGGAAAGCTGTCAGGGTAGTGGATTTGAGGGACGAGGGTTTGATAAGCCACTAA
- a CDS encoding sugar ABC transporter ATP-binding protein, with amino-acid sequence MEIRMDHIHKAFGQNKVLEGVDIHIRGGEVHALMGENGAGKSTLMNILTGLHKKDQGTITIDGVEKTFDNPKQAEEFGIAFIHQELNIWPEMTVLDNLFINKEPITSFGLIQTQKMKAVAKKQFDRLAISIPLHKEAGKCSVGEQQMIEIAKALMTDAKVIIMDEPTAALTDREIEKLFDVIRSLKESGVSIVYISHRMEEIFTICDTITVMRDGRTVDTTPIPETNFNDVVRKMVGRELTDRFPERNSNPGATILEVKGLTRKGVFENVSFQVREGEIVGVSGLMGAGRTEIMRTIFGLDGKYEGDILVAGKNVTVKNPNQAVELGLGFITEDRKEEGLILDFSIKDNIVLPSLFSFTKNGMIKDKQEEEFVELLIKRLTIKTESAMTSAKNLSGGNQQKVVIAKWIGIGPKVLILDEPTRGVDVGAKREIYQLMNELTDRGVAIIMVSSELPEVLGMSDRVIVIHEGRVSGEVTGKDATQEKIMTLATGGQINE; translated from the coding sequence ATGGAAATCCGCATGGATCATATTCATAAAGCCTTCGGTCAAAATAAGGTACTGGAAGGAGTGGACATCCATATCCGTGGTGGGGAAGTCCACGCATTGATGGGGGAGAATGGAGCAGGGAAGTCCACCCTCATGAACATTTTGACGGGCCTTCATAAGAAAGATCAGGGTACCATCACCATCGACGGGGTGGAAAAGACCTTTGATAATCCAAAACAGGCAGAAGAGTTCGGCATAGCCTTCATCCACCAAGAATTGAATATCTGGCCTGAGATGACGGTGCTCGACAACCTCTTCATCAATAAAGAACCGATTACGTCATTCGGGCTCATTCAAACCCAAAAAATGAAAGCGGTTGCTAAGAAGCAATTCGATCGCCTCGCCATCTCCATCCCTCTTCATAAGGAAGCGGGGAAGTGCTCGGTGGGTGAGCAGCAGATGATTGAGATCGCCAAGGCACTGATGACCGACGCGAAAGTGATTATCATGGATGAACCGACCGCAGCGCTCACGGATAGGGAAATCGAGAAGCTCTTCGATGTAATCCGTTCCCTAAAGGAGTCGGGCGTCTCTATCGTATATATTTCTCACCGGATGGAAGAAATCTTCACCATCTGCGACACCATCACCGTCATGCGAGATGGGCGGACGGTAGACACGACCCCGATTCCTGAAACGAACTTCAACGACGTAGTCAGAAAAATGGTCGGCAGGGAATTGACCGATCGATTCCCGGAGAGAAACAGTAACCCCGGGGCAACCATCCTGGAAGTCAAAGGGCTGACGCGAAAAGGTGTGTTTGAAAACGTCAGTTTCCAAGTTAGGGAAGGGGAAATCGTCGGGGTGTCGGGACTGATGGGTGCCGGACGCACAGAAATCATGCGTACCATTTTCGGTCTTGATGGCAAATACGAAGGGGACATCCTGGTGGCTGGTAAAAATGTTACCGTCAAGAACCCGAATCAAGCGGTGGAACTCGGACTTGGCTTCATCACAGAGGATCGGAAAGAAGAGGGTCTCATCCTTGATTTCTCCATCAAGGATAACATCGTCCTCCCGAGTCTCTTCAGTTTCACCAAGAACGGGATGATCAAGGACAAACAGGAGGAAGAATTCGTCGAACTCCTGATCAAACGTCTGACAATCAAAACAGAATCCGCCATGACCTCCGCGAAGAACCTCTCCGGTGGGAACCAGCAGAAGGTCGTCATCGCCAAGTGGATCGGGATCGGTCCGAAAGTTCTCATCCTGGATGAACCGACAAGGGGAGTCGATGTGGGAGCGAAGCGGGAAATCTACCAGCTCATGAATGAACTGACGGACCGAGGAGTCGCCATCATCATGGTCTCATCAGAACTTCCTGAAGTACTGGGAATGAGTGATCGGGTGATCGTCATTCACGAGGGCAGGGTGTCAGGTGAAGTAACAGGTAAAGATGCAACGCAGGAAAAAATTATGACGCTGGCAACAGGAGGTCAGATCAATGAATAA
- a CDS encoding MarR family winged helix-turn-helix transcriptional regulator, with protein MKQNDVPPGYIERLFKAFYITNRQIQQDMAQSFKELHLTGPQFYILYLLCQEGGAKPTELADKLEVKPSAITVMVDRLIKGGLVRRERDEDDRRIVKLDSTEEGRAIFEKAKVIRKGIFTRYLSYLEEADIEQLVMTYEKLAAIIEHTKGENERVRTTNRYQ; from the coding sequence ATGAAACAGAATGATGTCCCTCCTGGCTATATTGAAAGGCTTTTTAAAGCATTTTATATAACCAACAGGCAAATACAGCAGGATATGGCACAGTCATTCAAAGAACTTCATCTTACGGGACCGCAATTCTACATCTTGTATCTCCTCTGCCAAGAAGGTGGTGCGAAACCGACCGAGTTGGCCGATAAGCTTGAGGTGAAACCGAGTGCGATCACGGTGATGGTCGATCGGCTGATCAAGGGGGGCCTGGTACGGAGGGAGAGGGATGAGGATGATCGCAGGATCGTCAAGTTGGATAGTACGGAGGAAGGAAGGGCAATCTTTGAGAAAGCGAAGGTTATTCGGAAAGGGATTTTTACCCGGTACTTATCCTATTTGGAAGAAGCGGATATCGAGCAGCTGGTGATGACATATGAAAAGCTCGCTGCCATTATAGAACATACAAAAGGAGAGAATGAACGTGTCAGAACAACAAACAGGTATCAATAG
- the rbsB gene encoding ribose ABC transporter substrate-binding protein RbsB, which yields MKKLIVLMMSISLVFLAACSLQPPEWAKPSGKKDPKDLKIGLSVSTLNNPFFVSIKEGVQKEAKAQGMKVIVVDAQNDAAKQINDVEDLIQQGVDLLLINPTDSSAISTAVQSANSIGIPVVTLDRSADKGDVATLVSSDNEKGGEMAADYLIKELGEGTKVAELEGVPGASATRERGAGFHNLADDKLDVTAKQTANFDRTQGLNTMENILQGNPDIKAVFAHNDEMALGAQQAIQSSGRDVLVVGFDGNEDALKSIEEGNLSATVAQQPEEIGKLAVQAGADVLNGKKVDKMIPVPLKLVTKDKE from the coding sequence ATGAAAAAACTGATTGTACTTATGATGAGTATCTCCCTCGTATTCCTGGCAGCATGTTCCCTTCAGCCGCCTGAATGGGCGAAGCCCAGTGGCAAAAAGGATCCGAAAGATCTGAAGATCGGTCTATCCGTTTCGACCTTGAATAACCCGTTCTTCGTCTCCATCAAAGAAGGGGTCCAGAAAGAAGCAAAGGCGCAGGGCATGAAAGTCATCGTCGTCGATGCCCAGAACGATGCAGCCAAGCAGATCAATGACGTGGAAGATTTGATTCAACAAGGCGTCGATCTTCTTCTCATTAACCCGACAGATTCATCGGCCATCTCTACAGCCGTACAGTCTGCCAACAGCATCGGAATTCCAGTCGTCACCCTTGACCGTTCAGCAGATAAAGGCGACGTGGCGACCCTCGTCAGTTCTGATAATGAAAAGGGCGGGGAAATGGCCGCCGACTATCTAATCAAAGAATTGGGTGAAGGAACAAAAGTGGCCGAACTCGAAGGGGTACCTGGAGCATCCGCTACCCGTGAACGGGGAGCAGGCTTCCATAACCTTGCTGACGACAAGCTTGACGTAACCGCGAAGCAGACTGCCAACTTCGACCGGACCCAAGGACTCAATACGATGGAAAACATCCTACAGGGTAATCCGGATATCAAGGCGGTCTTCGCCCATAATGATGAAATGGCCCTCGGTGCCCAACAGGCGATCCAGAGCTCAGGAAGGGATGTACTCGTCGTTGGATTCGACGGAAATGAAGATGCCCTGAAGAGCATTGAAGAAGGGAACCTGTCAGCTACCGTCGCTCAACAGCCGGAAGAGATCGGCAAGCTCGCCGTGCAGGCAGGAGCCGATGTGTTGAATGGGAAAAAGGTTGACAAAATGATTCCCGTTCCTTTGAAATTAGTCACAAAAGACAAAGAGTGA
- the paaA gene encoding 1,2-phenylacetyl-CoA epoxidase subunit PaaA — protein sequence MISQERTDGELMADFMAKIESDRKVEADDWMPDDYRNALIKLISMHGISEIMGALPEKEWVPKAPTLRRKLGIMAKVQDEMGHGQLLLRVAEDLMKPYGKTREGIMRDLFSGDLKFHNVFHMEAPTWGDAGLIGWLVDGAAIITQTNMLNASYGPYARALKRICAEEVFHAQHGEAIIMALAEGTPNQRAMVQDAVDRWWDSLLMFFGPGDVKTTGSSKQDITIKYKIRTKTNEQLRQDFFTKYVPRILSLGLTLPDPSMAFDEATGEWTYRQPDWQEFKQIIKNNGPKSKERLRLRELSYENNAWVREALS from the coding sequence ATGATCAGTCAAGAGAGGACAGACGGGGAGCTTATGGCAGATTTCATGGCTAAGATTGAATCTGACAGGAAGGTCGAAGCAGATGATTGGATGCCTGATGACTATCGGAACGCACTGATCAAGCTGATTTCCATGCACGGGATCAGTGAAATCATGGGGGCCCTGCCGGAAAAGGAGTGGGTCCCGAAAGCACCTACCCTGCGCAGGAAGCTAGGCATCATGGCGAAGGTACAGGATGAGATGGGACACGGCCAGCTCCTTCTGCGTGTAGCCGAGGACTTGATGAAACCGTACGGGAAAACAAGGGAGGGCATCATGCGCGATCTCTTCTCCGGCGACCTGAAATTCCATAATGTCTTTCACATGGAAGCACCGACATGGGGGGATGCTGGGCTGATCGGATGGCTGGTGGACGGGGCCGCAATCATTACCCAGACCAATATGTTGAATGCCTCCTATGGGCCGTACGCAAGGGCGCTCAAGCGGATTTGTGCAGAGGAAGTTTTCCATGCGCAGCACGGCGAGGCCATTATCATGGCCCTTGCAGAGGGTACACCGAATCAGCGTGCGATGGTACAGGATGCCGTCGACCGCTGGTGGGATTCACTGCTCATGTTCTTCGGTCCCGGAGATGTCAAAACGACGGGGTCGTCCAAGCAGGACATCACGATTAAATACAAGATCAGGACGAAGACGAATGAGCAGCTCAGGCAGGATTTCTTCACCAAATATGTCCCGAGGATCCTGTCCCTCGGTCTTACTTTGCCGGACCCGTCCATGGCGTTCGATGAAGCGACGGGGGAATGGACATACAGGCAGCCTGACTGGCAGGAGTTCAAACAGATCATTAAAAACAACGGTCCAAAGTCAAAGGAACGCCTGCGCCTTAGGGAGTTATCCTATGAAAACAATGCCTGGGTCCGGGAAGCACTGAGCTGA
- a CDS encoding YitT family protein: MKLFKTYLIIVIGAFLMALNIHFFLTPNNLALGGTSGAAIVLAEIINLPVGALMLALDASLFLLGLILIGPAFGIRSVIATLILNGFVWGMESFFPVHQPISPDVLVQVVIGTLLGAVGVAMIFYQEASAGGTGVLAQVLHRYINVELGTAVLLSDVLIVLASAFLFGLQTGLYAFFGLILKGLLVDKSIQFFNERKEVVIISEKSEDIRGFIIHELHKGATVHSARGGFSEDDKEVITTILERKDFSKLKTYIQATDKEAFITVHSMHEIWGRNFRSFA; this comes from the coding sequence ATGAAATTATTTAAAACCTATCTTATCATCGTCATAGGCGCCTTCCTCATGGCCCTGAATATACATTTTTTCCTGACGCCAAATAACCTTGCCCTTGGAGGCACGAGCGGAGCGGCGATCGTCCTAGCGGAAATCATCAACCTCCCTGTGGGAGCCTTGATGCTCGCCTTGGATGCCTCTCTCTTCCTCCTCGGCCTGATTTTGATCGGTCCTGCATTCGGGATCAGATCCGTGATCGCCACCCTGATCCTTAATGGGTTTGTCTGGGGAATGGAATCATTCTTCCCTGTCCACCAGCCGATCAGTCCCGATGTCCTTGTGCAGGTTGTGATCGGAACCTTGCTCGGTGCCGTGGGCGTCGCCATGATCTTCTATCAGGAAGCATCTGCCGGAGGAACAGGGGTATTGGCCCAGGTACTTCACAGGTACATCAATGTTGAACTCGGCACCGCCGTCCTTCTGTCCGATGTACTCATCGTCCTCGCCTCCGCTTTCTTGTTCGGACTGCAGACCGGGTTGTACGCATTCTTCGGATTGATCCTGAAAGGACTGCTGGTCGATAAAAGCATCCAGTTCTTCAATGAGCGGAAAGAAGTGGTCATCATCAGCGAGAAGAGTGAAGACATCCGTGGGTTCATCATTCACGAACTCCATAAAGGGGCCACTGTCCATTCTGCCAGAGGCGGGTTTTCGGAAGATGATAAGGAAGTCATCACCACCATCCTGGAGCGCAAGGACTTTTCCAAACTCAAGACCTACATCCAGGCAACCGATAAAGAAGCATTCATCACCGTCCATTCCATGCATGAAATTTGGGGACGGAATTTCCGATCCTTTGCATGA
- a CDS encoding MEDS domain-containing protein, with product MKQIEVQEVSDLRSLTKGHVAYFFTNQEQYVSNVVDYVIAGLRQNECTIIVESDRMAPMIVLKLAQKLTAPELDQVRFLNNYEFYYAHGDFRINSIPDLLPTLFKGEFDPEMRYRTWAHIEWRDESEVSKLLHSEEQADVIVAEENLLSVCAYDSRRVSRDFRDRLLASHSIHLHDRA from the coding sequence TTGAAGCAAATCGAAGTACAAGAGGTCTCGGACCTCCGCAGCCTTACCAAAGGGCACGTCGCATACTTCTTCACCAATCAGGAACAATACGTTTCCAACGTTGTGGACTATGTCATCGCCGGACTTCGTCAAAACGAATGCACCATCATCGTCGAAAGCGACCGGATGGCTCCTATGATCGTTCTTAAGTTAGCTCAAAAACTGACAGCACCTGAACTCGACCAGGTCAGGTTTCTCAATAATTACGAATTCTACTATGCACACGGAGACTTTCGGATCAACTCCATCCCGGATCTTCTTCCCACCCTGTTCAAAGGCGAATTCGACCCCGAAATGCGTTATAGAACCTGGGCACATATCGAATGGAGGGACGAAAGCGAAGTGAGCAAGCTCCTCCACTCAGAAGAACAGGCGGATGTCATCGTCGCAGAAGAGAATCTCCTCTCAGTGTGCGCCTATGACTCAAGACGCGTCAGCAGGGATTTTAGGGACCGCCTCCTTGCCAGCCATAGTATCCACCTTCATGATAGGGCCTGA